Genomic segment of Danio aesculapii chromosome 25, fDanAes4.1, whole genome shotgun sequence:
aacttactgggttttacagtactcagttagtttgagttctcttcatttattgggttttactgtgctcaaagtgcttcatttactcaaatagattaagttcacagaactcattaggattagtttttgaaccttaatggtttgtagcaatcggtttcctcaaatggttttaagttgccttaacttactgggttttacagtactcagtttgagttctcttcatttattgggttttactgtgctcaaagtgcttcgtttactcaaatagattaagttcacagtactcattaggattagtttttgaaccttaatggtttgttgcaatcggtttcctcaaatggtttgagttaccttaactttttaggttttacagtgtacttattaaACGAGTAAGCCAGTTGTAACTTGGAGctgttaagtcaacttaatttttgtagttctgcagtttatttacataataatttaaaggcaacaggtttactcacttttattaagtaaaatcatttaatcactttaaaagcactgggttttatatactattttaaagtaaagtcttAATTTTTAAACCTAATTTTtcttaaatatgcatataattaatttacttaataatgtTATGACATTTGGATAATtcagcccagcatttttttacttcCCACAGACACATATATATAGTTCATTGTGTAATATCACATTTCTTCTAACATAAATGACTGAACAAAGTCTTGTCAAAACTAATATGTGACCTGTTTAATCAGCGTATCACCTCTGAAAAACAAGAGCTGAAAGCAAGCTCCGTTGTTTTGTGAACTAAATCATCTCCTCATCATAAAGCTCGTAAATTCCCCTGTTGTCGTGTTATTGTTTGCTTGGGTTTATGCATCTGTGTTGAGATAATAAACTAAGGTTTCTCCAGCCAGCGGGAGATTTACTCCCTGAACCACAGACCTGCTGTTAAATGTTAATTAGATGGAATAACAGTAAACGTTCGCTTTGTAATTGTGTTTATGAGCAAAACAAACATCGCTATGATAAGACAAGACTTTATTACGCCCTTCAAATGGACAACATAGTAACACTGTTTACATTCATTTCCGTTCGGACCATCTCCACCACATGGCTGAGGTCACTGACACAGCTTTATTACACTGCAGATGAGcagaacattttaattatttcagaATTTCCAGACAGCTCAAACAACAGAAAGAGGTCACAaaccagatgcaaaaaaaaacctGGATCTTAAGTTGCTGCTTAAAAATCTGCTCCTTTTACAATGCAATCACTGGtgaaagaaatgctgggttatttaaacacaaattagGTAAAGTATAGAATAAGCCAAACGTTAAATCCAATTTGGTCCGATTAATTTAACACAGCAGTTGGTTTACTCTGTATTACACCCAAAATTGAGTTGAAATAACcaagcatttatatatatatatatatatacacacacacacacacacacacacaattgaaagccaaattattcgccttcctgtgaaattttattatgatttatttattatttaagtgctgtttaacaaagcaataacattttctcagtatttactattatatttttcttatggagaaagtcttgaaatataaaaaaaatcttaaaaaatataaaaatctgctgtggtcaaaagtattagcccccttaagaaacatttttttctgattgtttaCACAACAAACAACTGTTgtgcaatgatttgcctaattaacatagtaaACCTTTAAGTGTCAATTTGAGCTGAATAttactatcttgcaaaataattgatcaaaatattatgtgctgtcatcaatgcgaagacaaaagaaattagttattataataatcatgagtaaaaatgtgttgaaaaaaatcttcacttggaaatcactgtgtgtgtgtgtgtgtgtgtctacaagATTTCATAGTATTATTCTAgttcattcatattttatatttattattccaATCCTAATTAAAAGtgtaataattaatgtaaaaaaagtaaaacttaatgtaattaaagtaaatgtgatTGCTGAGACgttttaacaaataattttaatatatcaaAATCAAATTCatgtcatatatttatataaagtttTTATAATTCACCAAGTATTTATAATTCCAAATAATATCTTGCCTATTGACTTCTTTCAAGTATATAATATAGTTTTATGTTTCTTAATACTCTCAACAAGACAGGCTGGGTCATTTCAACTCAGTTTGTTGTAATATATggacaaaactatttttttttttttaataatagaacCATATAGCTAAGACCAAATATAATTTAACACTGAAGGATGCTTGCTGTCCAAACCTTTTTTCTCTCCTGTTGTTCATTTATTGAGTGCTGGGCTTTTTATGGTACCAAATATAACCCAACAGtcggatttgtccatatttaacccaatttGGGTTGAAATATCCCACCATTAGATTTAGATTTATAGATTTTTAATGCAGCAATATTCCCTCCAAAACATGAGTGAAACGGAACGGTATAAAAAGTGCAACGCAGCTCAAGCCCAGAATGGCGTCTCAATACTCAGTACATCCAGAGCTACGCGTTTAATTCACGGTGCAGAGATGTGGACAGAAGGGCTGCAGCTCTccatataacaacaacaacaacaatgaaaaaAGTTTTAACAAGTCCGCTCGGTCCTGCAGTCTACCTCTGAATGGCGCAGTCTGTGGAGGGCAGCGCGTCAGTTTGCCCGTTCGCCACTGACAGGCGGTACTCCTCGGTCTCCAGCACGTGCAGCGGGATCGCCGCCTGGCTGTCCTCGCGCTCCTTCGCGGTCCCGGAGAACGGGCGGATCTGGCAGCTGTTGGCGATCGCGGGAGACGAAATCCTCCAGAAGAAATCCTTCAGCATCTTCCTGAACTCCCTGCGCATGAGGCAGTACAGCACCGGGTTCAGGCAGCTGTTGGAATGCGCCAGGCACACGGTCACTGGGAACACGTAGCTGTGCAGCATATAGTACACCTTATCCCAGTGGATCACGTTAAGTTTAACCAGCACTCCCCAGAAGGTGATGGCGTGGTTGGGCAGCCAGCAGATGAAGAAGGAGAGCACCACAATGGTGACGGATTTGGTGACTCTGGATCTGCGCTTGGGCAGGTTGTTGTTCATGCTCCGCCGGCGGATCAGGCGCAGCAGCAGCGCGTAACAGACCACCGTGATCAGCATCGGGATCACGAAGCCCACCAGGATCTTCTGCAGGTGGTAGATCGCGTGCCAGTTCTGGTTGTTGGGGAAGCGCTGCAGGCACAGCTTGACGCCGTTGATGGTCTTCACGGAGGTCACTATGGCGGTGGGCACGGATCCTGCGGCGGCCAGGAGCCAGAGGAGCGCGCTGAGCAGACGCGCCGAGCAGCGCTTATTCCGCGTGCGATCCTTCAGCGCCGATGCCACCGACCAGTAGCGCGTCACGCTCATCGCGGTGAGGAAAAACGCGCTCGCGTACACGTTCATCACGGTCACCGTCACCACCACTTTACACATCACATTCCCAAACGGCCAGTGGAAGTCCCGCGCCATGTCCACAGCCCAAAACGGCAGAGTCAGGACGAACTGGAAGTCTGTGATGGCGAGGTTCATGATGAAGTAATTAATAGTGGACTTCTTCCTGCCCTGGCGGACTCTGATGAGGAAGAAGACCAGCAGGTTACCCACCAGCCCCATCGCGCACACCACCGAGTACACGATGGAGATCATGACGCGCAGGGTGCCCTCCGACGCCGCGTCGATGTCCTCCAGGTTACTGAAGCGGCTGTCGGAGCTGTTGGCGGAGCTCTGGTTTTGCGAGTCCCCCATCCTGTCCTGTAGCAGCTCGGCGTCTGGAGCCCGGGGCAGCCCGGGTCTGTGGAGGACTTGCATCAGCTTGTGGATTGGGCAGGAGCGCTAAAGCGGGTGTGTGTTGGACACCGGGGAGACCTGAGACCCCATGGCGGAGGCGGAGAGCTCGAGTTCCACTGCTGCGGAGGGATCAGCAGCGATTTATGAAAACTGCGCCGCCTGACGCCCCGCCCTCTAGGGGGTGGAGACGCGATGAGACACGCCCCTTCTGGAGCAGGTTTGACTTTTATGTTATGTTGATTACaaattaaatgactttaaatggGTCAACATTTGAATTTCCGTAAGACAAAAATTAGGAATCAGGGAATCGATCAGTAGTTTTAGGACAAGATTTTAGGACAAAATCTCCTGAGAAATGttgattcttttttaaatatttccagagTGCCCAAGAGCAATACCATTTTTCAAATCATTTCTTGTTatacttttcttctggagaaaatcagaACATTTGACCATTTAGATTTACGTGTTAGTATTAAAACAGAAGGAAACAGTGTATCAGCACAttgtacaatatataaataataaataaaatgttaacatttttataaGAAGCTTTTAAGATCATATTggatacacatatatatatatatatatatatatatatatatatatatatatatatatatatatatatatatataataaaatataaaattaatttaaaataaacacacaaattacatttttatatgaagTTTTCTACATCATATTGGCCAtgcatgtacactgaaaaaaattattcaaagatgattccttggatttactaattttttttcgttaagtggttttaaacaattaatttgagttgaatttaaacaaacaaattaagttacatattattaaatttaaattgtttgtttaaattcaacacataaatagtttgcaacggt
This window contains:
- the rxfp3.3b gene encoding relaxin-3 receptor 1 codes for the protein MQVLHRPGLPRAPDAELLQDRMGDSQNQSSANSSDSRFSNLEDIDAASEGTLRVMISIVYSVVCAMGLVGNLLVFFLIRVRQGRKKSTINYFIMNLAITDFQFVLTLPFWAVDMARDFHWPFGNVMCKVVVTVTVMNVYASAFFLTAMSVTRYWSVASALKDRTRNKRCSARLLSALLWLLAAAGSVPTAIVTSVKTINGVKLCLQRFPNNQNWHAIYHLQKILVGFVIPMLITVVCYALLLRLIRRRSMNNNLPKRRSRVTKSVTIVVLSFFICWLPNHAITFWGVLVKLNVIHWDKVYYMLHSYVFPVTVCLAHSNSCLNPVLYCLMRREFRKMLKDFFWRISSPAIANSCQIRPFSGTAKEREDSQAAIPLHVLETEEYRLSVANGQTDALPSTDCAIQR